The nucleotide sequence ATTGATATTTTTTGCATACTCAAAAGCATAACGGATGATTCGTTCTACACCTTTTCTAGTAGAAATCATCTCTTGTATTGCTACTTCGTCTTGAGTATCTTTTTTTAAAATTCCACCAATACCTGCATAAAGTCCTTCTGTGTTTTCTCTTATTACTGTAAAATTGATCTCATTAACACCCTTCTTCTTCAAAGGAGAAAACCTGTCGTTTAGTAGTTTTATAGGTCTTAAATTGACGTATTGATCAAAATGAAATCGTAATTTTAATAGTATCCCATGCTCTAAGATCCCCGCTGGTACACGTGGATCCCCCACAGCCCCTAAATATATAGCGTCGAATGTTTCTAATCTTTTCAATATGGAATCTGGAATCAATTCTCCATATTTTAGAAATCGTTCGGCTCCAATATCGAACTCTTCAAATTTGAGGTTCAAACTATACTTTTCCCCCATAAAATTTAATACTTTAAGCCCTTCATTGATTACTTCCTTACCAATTCCATCTCCAGGTAGAACGGCTATAGACGGCATTTATTGAGTGACCTCCTTCTTGATCTTCTCTATCAAACCACCGGAAGATATTATTTCTTGAAGAAATTTTGGGTATTTTTCTGAATAATATTCTTTATTGTTTTTTAGATCCTTGATGATACCATTGTCCAAGTCTATTTCAATTTCCGAACCATCTTCAATGTTATGGGAAGCCTCTTTGGAAATAAGTATAGGTAAGCCAATATTTATAGCGTTACGATAAAAAATCCTTGCAAAACTTTCTGCTATGACACAAGAAACACCAGCCGTCTTAATCGATAATGGAGCGTGTTCGCGAGAACTTCCTGAACCAAAGTTCCTCCCAGCGACTATAATATCTCCTTTTTTTACTTTTTTTACGAACTCTTTATCTATATCTTCCATGCAATGTTGTGCCAATATTTCTGGTTCTGGATTGTTTAAATATCTAGCTGGTATAATAACATCTGTATCAACGTTGTCACCGTATTTGAAAACTCTCCCTCTGAATTTCACCTTATAACCTCCTCAGGATGAGTAATGTATCCACTAATGGCAGAAGCTGCAGCTACCGCAGGATTGGATAAATAAACTTCACTTTCTGGATGCCCCATCCTTCCAACAAAATTTCTGTTAGTTGTAGATATCGCCTTCTCGCCTTTTGCCAAAACTCCCATATG is from Petrotoga sibirica DSM 13575 and encodes:
- a CDS encoding 3-isopropylmalate dehydrogenase, producing the protein MPSIAVLPGDGIGKEVINEGLKVLNFMGEKYSLNLKFEEFDIGAERFLKYGELIPDSILKRLETFDAIYLGAVGDPRVPAGILEHGILLKLRFHFDQYVNLRPIKLLNDRFSPLKKKGVNEINFTVIRENTEGLYAGIGGILKKDTQDEVAIQEMISTRKGVERIIRYAFEYAKNINGKLTLCDKSNVLTYSHGLWLRVFEELKKEYPEVQTDHYYVDAITMKMVRNPEIFDVIVTCNMFGDIITDLGAELQGGMGLAASGNINPNTVSMFEPVHGSAPDIAGKGIANPLAAILAAAMMLEYLGRKDLSDKIEGAIKISIDENLLSKDMGGNLSTGEVGDEIVKILKRG
- the leuD gene encoding 3-isopropylmalate dehydratase small subunit, translated to MKFRGRVFKYGDNVDTDVIIPARYLNNPEPEILAQHCMEDIDKEFVKKVKKGDIIVAGRNFGSGSSREHAPLSIKTAGVSCVIAESFARIFYRNAINIGLPILISKEASHNIEDGSEIEIDLDNGIIKDLKNNKEYYSEKYPKFLQEIISSGGLIEKIKKEVTQ